A DNA window from Bradyrhizobium sp. CCBAU 53421 contains the following coding sequences:
- a CDS encoding IS66 family transposase, translating to MSDLPDELPSDPAELRVFAAALLDRCARLERLLKLAKDAQFGRSSEKLDADQLQLVLEDIEGAVAALEATEDRANPRVCEKRTAERRANRGQLPEHLPRIVETLMPAETCCPSCAGDLFEIGRDESQRLDVVPAQYRVIVTRRPKLACRACHGVVLQHAAPERLIRGGLPTERLVAHVIDAKYHWHLPLYRQAQMLATHGIALDRSTLAFWVGYAAQELKPLWHRLRQLLLASSKLCVDETPAPVLDPGRGRTKTGYFWALSRDDRPWAGPDPPGVVYAYAPGRGAVHGLRLLEGYRGIIHCDGYQAYKTMTRETRADALSGTLAFCWSHLRRQFVKIEREAAPAPAPVAREALERIAQLYAVEKALRGRSADERRAGRHAHARPLAAALKQWFEAKLDHLAQNSDTAKALRYALRHWDGLTLYLDDGRIEIDTNAVERAMRPIKLNAKNALFAGCDEGAENWALLASLIETCKLNGVSAEHWLADVLAKLVNGWAAARLDELLPWASTYTMHTHDPRLAA from the coding sequence ATGAGTGATTTGCCCGATGAGCTGCCGAGCGATCCAGCCGAGTTGCGTGTCTTTGCCGCGGCTCTGCTGGATCGCTGCGCCAGGCTCGAGCGGTTACTCAAGCTTGCGAAAGATGCGCAGTTCGGTCGATCCTCGGAAAAGCTCGATGCTGATCAGCTACAGCTTGTTCTGGAGGACATCGAAGGAGCCGTCGCAGCTCTCGAAGCCACCGAAGATCGCGCCAATCCCAGAGTTTGCGAGAAGAGGACGGCCGAGCGCAGAGCCAACCGTGGTCAGCTGCCGGAGCATTTACCGCGCATCGTGGAAACCCTGATGCCGGCCGAGACCTGTTGCCCGTCTTGTGCGGGCGACCTCTTTGAGATTGGTCGGGATGAGAGCCAGAGGCTTGACGTCGTTCCGGCGCAGTATCGCGTCATCGTCACCCGCCGGCCCAAGCTCGCCTGCCGCGCCTGTCATGGCGTCGTCCTCCAGCATGCTGCTCCCGAGCGACTGATCAGGGGAGGATTGCCCACCGAGCGGCTGGTCGCGCATGTGATCGACGCGAAGTATCATTGGCATTTGCCGCTTTACCGCCAGGCGCAGATGCTGGCGACGCACGGAATAGCGCTGGACCGTTCCACGCTGGCCTTCTGGGTCGGCTATGCCGCCCAGGAACTGAAGCCGTTGTGGCATCGGCTGCGCCAGCTTCTGCTCGCCTCCTCGAAGCTCTGCGTCGATGAGACCCCGGCGCCGGTGTTGGACCCGGGTCGCGGCAGAACGAAAACCGGCTACTTCTGGGCGCTGTCGCGCGACGACAGGCCCTGGGCCGGGCCTGATCCACCTGGAGTGGTTTATGCCTATGCACCGGGCCGCGGCGCCGTTCATGGCTTGCGGCTGCTTGAGGGCTATCGCGGTATCATCCATTGCGACGGCTATCAGGCTTACAAGACCATGACCCGAGAGACGCGTGCGGACGCCCTGTCCGGGACGCTCGCCTTCTGCTGGTCGCATCTGCGGCGCCAGTTTGTGAAGATCGAGCGCGAGGCGGCACCAGCGCCAGCTCCGGTTGCCCGCGAGGCCCTCGAGCGCATCGCTCAGCTATATGCGGTCGAGAAGGCTCTCCGCGGCCGATCTGCGGACGAGCGCCGCGCCGGCAGGCACGCGCATGCCCGGCCTCTGGCTGCAGCCTTGAAGCAGTGGTTCGAGGCCAAGCTTGATCACCTTGCGCAGAATAGCGACACGGCGAAGGCTTTGCGCTATGCGCTGCGGCATTGGGACGGCCTGACACTGTACCTTGATGACGGGCGCATCGAGATCGACACCAATGCTGTCGAGCGAGCGATGCGGCCGATCAAGCTCAACGCCAAGAACGCCCTTTTTGCCGGCTGCGACGAGGGCGCTGAGAATTGGGCATTGCTCGCTTCGCTCATTGAGACCTGCAAGCTCAATGGCGTCAGCGCCGAGCACTGGCTTGCTGACGTTCTCGCCAAGCTCGTCAATGGCTGGGCTGCGGCACGACTGGACGAACTGCTTCCCTGGGCGTCGACCTATACGATGCATACACACGATCCGAGGCTGGCGGCATGA
- a CDS encoding transposase: MDDHSDDIRRRLSPRIEVYAGAGRKRWPDDLKAQIAAESLEPGAVVTDVARRHGCRPQQVHDWRRRARLGQLVLPASADTLSFVPVVSESALPATAEPSGSPEVAVVTVE, encoded by the coding sequence ATGGACGACCATTCTGACGACATAAGACGACGGTTGTCACCACGTATCGAAGTGTATGCTGGTGCAGGTCGCAAGCGCTGGCCGGACGATTTGAAGGCGCAGATTGCCGCCGAAAGCCTCGAGCCGGGTGCGGTTGTCACGGATGTCGCCCGTCGTCATGGCTGCCGGCCCCAGCAGGTGCATGACTGGCGGCGCCGTGCGCGGTTGGGCCAGTTGGTGCTGCCGGCGTCGGCGGACACGCTGTCGTTCGTGCCGGTGGTATCGGAATCGGCGTTGCCGGCGACCGCGGAACCCTCCGGGTCGCCGGAAGTCGCCGTTGTGACGGTCGAGTGA
- a CDS encoding ATP-binding protein translates to MSIESVEVESDEDVEVQFNGRRIYVQVKHRKEPLAWNDIDEAVARFGELRAAHKRGERQGEPGFLIVSNAAPNGPLAARLAAADWPNDVRVDWPSADPEKRILPAPQSSLVEAAEAASRMAVKLPFATLAPETLVWKLAGLISLAATGEDANLDHSFRAGELPNLFEQLVIQLQDLPLPPSPYRVQEQEPNLLTGERVRLIVGYSGAGKTSWLAQSAQHAPGTLIYLDVADTPGAALANAVAREVAGRLFQTGGLGQILLPGASGREILQLLSRRLAERGEIVTVALDNVHQLPADDLMGVIQSGRDMRFVLLGRAEGEVSTLETILGVTREALLGWAPDTVAAAAHDQGCQSDAATCQRLIDLTGGLPLFVLNAISVAKSDYGGSLKQFCADLARSAHTREVAQDFILGRVFDRLPKAVADVAEMLSLCDAPLRRTEIQAYISSAGGSDQANADRAFRHLMSQGLLQVFADDRIKLHDAARAVGKGRLLLRGAESVKASRETLRAVVQKSLLESWHPAKLSLFLRLSGEVGRLDVLVEMATDELFHEMGVWPEVEAFLEHGVQNETVPPDQRIKALDGLAFADLKSGSDPAVLWLDQMDALITAHNLGAEERLRVGMKRMNFLAGKGDRRGAMRLVTELTPAVNDLSSGHQRVFWYNVACAELALGDPKSAEKRVQSLIQDYYKLIGLTPEMVMGNNAPELQRMLKDGADIDDIKHLADSLDVL, encoded by the coding sequence TTGTCGATAGAGAGCGTTGAGGTCGAGAGCGATGAAGATGTCGAGGTGCAGTTTAATGGGCGGCGCATCTACGTCCAGGTGAAACACCGGAAAGAACCGCTCGCCTGGAACGATATCGACGAAGCTGTGGCGCGCTTCGGAGAATTGCGCGCCGCTCATAAGCGTGGTGAACGCCAGGGAGAACCGGGATTTCTCATCGTCAGCAACGCAGCTCCCAACGGCCCTCTCGCCGCTAGGCTGGCCGCGGCGGACTGGCCGAACGATGTGCGGGTCGATTGGCCATCGGCCGATCCAGAAAAACGAATCCTTCCGGCGCCGCAATCATCGCTTGTCGAAGCGGCGGAAGCAGCGAGCAGAATGGCTGTAAAGTTGCCGTTCGCAACTCTCGCGCCTGAGACTCTCGTTTGGAAGCTTGCTGGCCTGATATCTCTTGCCGCGACGGGAGAGGACGCGAATTTAGACCACAGCTTCCGGGCTGGAGAGCTTCCCAACCTTTTTGAACAGCTCGTAATACAGTTGCAGGATCTGCCACTGCCCCCATCTCCCTATCGGGTGCAGGAGCAGGAGCCCAACCTTTTGACGGGAGAAAGGGTCAGGCTGATTGTCGGCTATTCGGGGGCAGGCAAGACATCGTGGCTGGCACAGTCTGCTCAACATGCCCCGGGCACTTTGATCTATCTCGATGTGGCCGATACACCCGGCGCGGCCCTCGCCAATGCCGTTGCCCGAGAAGTAGCTGGTCGGCTGTTTCAGACGGGGGGCCTTGGCCAAATCCTTCTGCCTGGCGCGTCCGGGCGAGAAATCCTTCAGCTTCTATCCCGCCGTCTGGCGGAGCGCGGAGAGATTGTCACTGTTGCCCTCGACAATGTTCACCAGTTGCCTGCCGATGATTTGATGGGGGTGATCCAGTCTGGGAGAGACATGCGCTTCGTACTTTTGGGGCGCGCAGAAGGCGAAGTCTCCACCCTTGAGACGATTCTCGGCGTCACCCGTGAGGCCCTCCTTGGTTGGGCACCAGACACAGTAGCGGCGGCAGCCCATGATCAAGGATGCCAAAGTGATGCCGCCACTTGCCAGCGATTGATCGATCTCACCGGTGGCCTTCCGCTTTTCGTTCTGAATGCAATCTCCGTTGCAAAATCCGACTATGGTGGTTCGCTAAAGCAATTCTGTGCTGATCTTGCTCGATCGGCACACACCCGGGAAGTCGCCCAGGACTTCATCCTCGGTCGGGTTTTTGACCGGTTGCCAAAGGCAGTGGCTGACGTGGCCGAAATGCTAAGCCTTTGCGATGCACCACTGAGGCGCACGGAAATACAGGCCTATATTTCAAGCGCCGGCGGGTCCGATCAGGCTAACGCCGACCGGGCTTTTCGCCACTTGATGAGTCAGGGTCTGCTGCAGGTGTTTGCCGACGACCGGATCAAGCTTCACGATGCGGCGCGCGCCGTAGGCAAAGGACGATTGCTTCTCCGCGGCGCTGAGAGCGTAAAAGCGTCCCGGGAAACCCTTCGAGCTGTCGTACAGAAGAGCCTTTTAGAGAGCTGGCACCCGGCGAAGCTATCGCTGTTCCTCCGGCTGAGCGGAGAGGTCGGTCGCCTCGATGTTTTGGTCGAAATGGCTACAGACGAGCTCTTCCATGAAATGGGTGTCTGGCCCGAGGTTGAAGCTTTCCTCGAACACGGCGTGCAGAATGAGACTGTTCCGCCTGATCAGCGAATAAAGGCACTCGACGGACTGGCATTTGCCGACCTTAAGTCTGGCTCTGATCCCGCTGTTTTATGGCTCGATCAAATGGACGCTCTGATCACGGCCCACAATCTTGGCGCTGAGGAACGGCTGCGCGTCGGCATGAAGCGAATGAACTTTTTGGCTGGCAAAGGCGACCGGCGCGGCGCTATGCGTCTGGTGACGGAACTCACGCCCGCCGTTAATGATCTCTCTTCCGGTCATCAGCGCGTGTTTTGGTATAATGTCGCATGTGCGGAGCTCGCACTAGGGGACCCGAAATCCGCAGAGAAGCGGGTTCAGTCTCTCATCCAAGACTACTACAAACTGATCGGCCTGACACCCGAGATGGTGATGGGAAACAATGCGCCCGAGCTGCAACGGATGCTAAAGGACGGGGCGGACATCGACGACATTAAACATCTCGCGGATTCCCTTGACGTACTGTAA
- the tnpB gene encoding IS66 family insertion sequence element accessory protein TnpB (TnpB, as the term is used for proteins encoded by IS66 family insertion elements, is considered an accessory protein, since TnpC, encoded by a neighboring gene, is a DDE family transposase.) — protein sequence MPASLTIYVATQPVDFRKGAEGLALLAKETLGHDPMKGVAVVFRAKRPDRVKIVVWDGTGLAMYWKRLDGSGFKWPPIVAGVMRMNAAQLSALLAGMDWTRMHAPRIPQPKALA from the coding sequence ATGCCCGCGAGCCTCACGATTTACGTGGCGACGCAACCCGTGGACTTCAGGAAGGGTGCGGAGGGCTTGGCCCTGCTGGCGAAAGAGACGCTGGGCCATGACCCGATGAAGGGCGTAGCGGTGGTCTTCCGTGCGAAGCGCCCCGATCGAGTGAAGATTGTCGTCTGGGATGGCACCGGCCTTGCGATGTACTGGAAGCGGCTTGATGGCAGCGGCTTCAAATGGCCACCCATCGTGGCCGGCGTGATGCGGATGAATGCCGCCCAGTTGTCAGCGCTTCTGGCCGGCATGGATTGGACACGCATGCACGCGCCTCGAATCCCGCAGCCGAAAGCGCTTGCGTAA
- a CDS encoding restriction endonuclease, with protein sequence MSLTDLVVDWGGFERLVASLHETGEVSVERDVVVTGRSGAPRQIDVLLRHKQGLYEHLVIAECKFWNSKVERQQVDSLATAVLDLGASRGVIFSTKGFQSGAITQAHHENIDLFVVRDLTNEEWGLPGRIVDVFLHVTQMSIGNVTSDNVKAVGYPADGTPLTMNLEFGLEGPVSSTPTICARGCFAWQAA encoded by the coding sequence ATGAGTTTGACGGACTTAGTAGTGGATTGGGGCGGTTTCGAGCGGTTGGTCGCGTCGCTCCATGAGACCGGAGAAGTGAGCGTTGAACGAGATGTCGTTGTGACGGGACGTTCGGGCGCTCCGCGTCAGATCGACGTTTTACTCCGGCACAAGCAAGGTCTTTATGAGCACCTGGTCATTGCTGAATGTAAATTTTGGAACTCCAAAGTGGAGCGGCAGCAGGTCGATTCGCTTGCAACTGCGGTGCTCGATCTTGGGGCATCCCGCGGCGTCATATTTTCAACCAAGGGATTTCAATCGGGTGCAATTACCCAAGCCCATCACGAGAATATCGACTTATTCGTCGTTCGCGACCTGACCAACGAGGAATGGGGACTTCCCGGACGTATCGTCGATGTCTTTCTCCACGTGACACAAATGTCTATCGGCAACGTAACATCCGACAATGTTAAAGCCGTCGGCTACCCCGCCGATGGAACACCCCTTACCATGAATTTGGAATTTGGCCTTGAAGGTCCGGTAAGCTCAACGCCTACAATTTGCGCGCGAGGGTGCTTCGCTTGGCAAGCGGCTTGA
- a CDS encoding SEC-C metal-binding domain-containing protein, with the protein MSTLAEDDSSSGALKTPHKQSKGPRRYAYDVLAKALDAQNQFSPLARVHALKFYDLARAPDSLFRVGQDLVDQFVRNRDFDGALNMMETIVLPQLRQWKIADYLISVRSQYAVVLAYCERYSDAEAEMERLEPYKSGLPPLAQGELENQRKLIARLQAFGPPPKWVPPPGLLEGLADHFAKTKQMRQTPARESKRKIGRNERCSCGSGKKFKHCHGRAN; encoded by the coding sequence ATGAGCACCCTTGCAGAAGATGACTCTTCTAGCGGTGCTCTCAAGACTCCGCACAAACAATCCAAGGGGCCTCGGCGCTACGCTTACGACGTACTCGCGAAGGCGCTTGACGCTCAGAATCAGTTTTCTCCGCTCGCTCGTGTTCACGCCCTGAAATTCTACGATCTGGCACGCGCCCCAGACTCTCTATTTCGTGTCGGGCAGGACCTGGTGGATCAGTTCGTGCGCAATCGCGACTTCGATGGTGCGCTGAACATGATGGAAACCATCGTTCTGCCCCAGCTTCGCCAGTGGAAGATCGCTGATTATCTGATTTCTGTCCGCTCCCAATATGCCGTCGTTCTGGCTTATTGCGAACGATATTCAGATGCTGAAGCTGAGATGGAACGTCTTGAGCCGTATAAGAGCGGCCTTCCCCCTCTAGCGCAGGGAGAACTTGAAAACCAACGGAAACTGATCGCAAGACTTCAGGCGTTCGGACCCCCGCCAAAATGGGTGCCGCCTCCAGGCCTACTTGAAGGGCTGGCGGATCACTTTGCAAAGACAAAGCAGATGCGGCAGACACCGGCGCGGGAATCTAAGCGCAAGATCGGACGAAACGAACGCTGTTCCTGTGGATCAGGTAAGAAGTTCAAACATTGCCATGGTCGCGCTAATTGA
- a CDS encoding YiiX/YebB-like N1pC/P60 family cysteine hydrolase, with protein sequence MKRIKIDSVEPGDILLTARPGKVSKAIRFTTGGVVSHAMICVQHGSFIDSTSSGVQARNLQRELFEDDEKAFHFRLKDRPDREVLERIVDYARSEIGARYSKSEAARSVAAVRRPRSKRQFCSRLVARVYKTAGIELVPDADYCSPEDLRISPLLKELPVEFEPVSADELAWTSGRPNPIQAMHDAQNAVLDAARSVHANVENFNDIYDLLVRRPESDQVIAAALKRSGYLNIWKFEVEEHPWRYTRGLIDNLSASPEALRDYCIGTVKEAYSGGIRYSINLVQLRALQLQHPRESFRLEIALYETLVRNDQSRREVAYDWLQRHCLDLLEQHMEQIEPHTEYWWSLIDRVEPKLAVLSRHAVSVEGRTDICSTCGDDPAKPYRVVNGAEHMPGVPSLRLCDDCLEIRRGMGHVLMPFLLRSWKT encoded by the coding sequence ATGAAACGCATCAAGATCGACAGCGTAGAGCCAGGAGACATTCTTCTTACAGCGCGCCCTGGCAAGGTGAGTAAAGCTATTCGCTTCACGACCGGAGGCGTCGTATCTCACGCGATGATATGCGTCCAGCATGGTTCATTTATCGATTCGACTTCAAGCGGGGTGCAGGCACGTAATCTGCAACGGGAACTATTCGAGGACGACGAGAAGGCGTTTCACTTCCGTCTGAAGGACAGACCTGATCGCGAGGTGCTTGAGCGGATTGTTGACTATGCGCGATCCGAAATTGGTGCACGCTATTCTAAAAGCGAAGCCGCACGATCAGTTGCTGCAGTCCGCAGGCCAAGATCAAAACGGCAATTCTGCTCCCGTCTGGTAGCGCGCGTATACAAGACGGCCGGCATAGAGCTTGTGCCGGATGCGGATTACTGCTCGCCGGAAGATCTGCGCATCAGCCCGCTCTTAAAAGAGCTTCCGGTAGAGTTTGAGCCCGTATCCGCCGACGAACTCGCATGGACATCCGGTCGCCCGAACCCGATCCAGGCCATGCATGACGCACAGAACGCTGTGCTGGACGCCGCGCGCTCTGTTCACGCCAACGTAGAAAATTTCAATGATATATACGACCTTCTCGTAAGGCGCCCAGAATCTGATCAGGTGATTGCAGCTGCACTCAAGAGAAGTGGTTATCTCAACATTTGGAAATTTGAAGTCGAGGAGCACCCATGGCGCTACACCCGTGGGCTGATCGATAATCTTTCCGCGTCGCCCGAGGCCTTGCGTGACTATTGCATAGGCACCGTAAAGGAGGCCTACAGCGGCGGAATTCGCTATTCGATCAATTTGGTGCAGCTTCGGGCGCTCCAGCTGCAGCACCCGCGAGAATCGTTCCGCCTTGAAATTGCATTGTATGAAACGTTGGTACGTAACGATCAGAGCCGTAGGGAGGTGGCTTATGATTGGTTGCAAAGGCATTGCCTGGATCTGCTGGAACAGCATATGGAACAGATCGAGCCTCATACTGAATACTGGTGGTCGTTGATCGATCGGGTCGAGCCGAAGCTTGCAGTTTTATCCCGTCATGCCGTCTCCGTAGAGGGGCGTACCGACATCTGCTCCACATGCGGGGATGATCCTGCCAAGCCCTACCGTGTAGTCAACGGCGCGGAGCACATGCCCGGAGTGCCATCATTGCGTCTCTGCGATGACTGCCTCGAAATTCGGCGCGGCATGGGCCATGTGTTGATGCCTTTTCTATTGAGGTCTTGGAAGACGTGA
- a CDS encoding plasmid pRiA4b ORF-3 family protein, with protein sequence MSLNTTAVRIKVTLKDVKPEVMRCLVVPLTLRLDRLHLTLQAAFGWTNSHLFEFLAGEGRWGIPDPDGDFGPQPVDARKTRLSNIVQETGAKTIHYLYDFGDSWDHVIKLEKWFENTTTEGLPFLLEAAGRCPPEDVGGAPGYAEYLEAISDPTHPEHEHMRLWGPERFDPNVIDRKALEAAVNALSDIWKPRRRATRTK encoded by the coding sequence ATGAGCCTGAACACGACCGCGGTCCGGATCAAGGTGACCCTCAAGGACGTGAAACCGGAGGTGATGCGATGCCTTGTCGTGCCGCTCACGCTGCGCCTTGATCGGCTGCATCTGACGCTTCAGGCGGCGTTTGGCTGGACGAATAGCCATCTCTTCGAGTTCCTGGCTGGCGAAGGACGTTGGGGCATCCCTGATCCCGATGGTGATTTTGGCCCCCAGCCCGTCGATGCCCGCAAGACGCGGCTCTCCAATATCGTTCAAGAGACCGGTGCGAAGACGATCCATTATCTCTATGACTTCGGCGACAGCTGGGACCATGTGATCAAGCTCGAAAAATGGTTCGAGAACACCACAACGGAGGGCCTGCCCTTCTTGCTCGAGGCCGCCGGTCGTTGTCCTCCGGAAGACGTCGGCGGTGCGCCAGGCTATGCCGAATATCTTGAGGCCATCAGCGACCCCACCCACCCGGAGCACGAACATATGCGCCTCTGGGGCCCGGAACGGTTCGATCCCAACGTCATCGACCGCAAGGCGCTTGAGGCGGCGGTCAACGCATTGTCCGACATATGGAAGCCGCGACGACGCGCTACGCGGACAAAGTAG
- a CDS encoding Fic family protein, whose product MSVEFSGSVSVFHDRRLPEPGVPAGYAALIGAYRLSVPVPRILSAIGTKHRSVEQNGWRIYTPRHAPEASLEGHLTFALKNEGLDLAILKRLFLAVKEGDVAELVRQKPTGIYTRRIWFLYEWLLGRELKLSLTDKVSYVDAVDTDIQFAGTGENSARHRVRNNLPGTPEFCPLVFKTPALNEFIAQDWKERARAVVSEVPKDLLARTAAFLLLKDSKSSYVIEGERPPQDRIQRWGRAIGEAGRAPLDEQEFLRLQGIVIGDERFVKLGFRQEGGFVGEHDRDTQRPIPDHISARHEDIAHLMTGLIAFDHAAESELDPVIAAAVLAFGFVYIHPFEDGNGRIHRYLMHHVLARRGFNPAGVHFPVSSAILDRIIEYKGVLESYSSRLLPCVQWEATPKNNVKVLNDTGDFYRFFDATPHAEFLYECVRQTIEQDLPNETSFLRNFDAFRSGVESIIDMPERTLNNLFGFLRQNQGRLSKRARENEFAELTQDEVAKVEQLYADSFGQSGAASD is encoded by the coding sequence ATGAGCGTTGAATTTTCAGGATCGGTGAGCGTTTTTCACGACAGGCGATTGCCTGAGCCCGGTGTCCCAGCGGGTTATGCCGCGCTTATTGGAGCTTACAGGCTCTCCGTCCCAGTACCCCGAATCCTTTCAGCCATAGGGACCAAGCACCGGAGCGTTGAACAGAATGGTTGGCGCATATACACGCCGCGCCATGCTCCCGAAGCCTCGCTTGAAGGACACCTGACTTTTGCCCTCAAGAATGAAGGACTCGACCTTGCTATCCTGAAGCGACTTTTCCTCGCGGTCAAAGAGGGAGATGTCGCGGAGCTTGTCCGGCAGAAGCCTACCGGCATTTACACACGCCGTATCTGGTTTCTGTACGAGTGGCTGCTTGGCCGCGAGCTAAAGCTGTCGCTTACAGACAAGGTCTCATATGTGGACGCGGTTGATACAGATATCCAGTTCGCGGGGACAGGAGAGAATTCAGCTCGGCATCGCGTTCGCAACAACCTTCCCGGCACTCCGGAATTTTGCCCGCTCGTTTTCAAGACGCCTGCGCTGAACGAATTCATCGCGCAGGACTGGAAGGAGCGCGCGCGCGCAGTCGTAAGCGAAGTTCCGAAGGATTTGCTCGCGCGCACGGCTGCTTTCCTGCTGCTGAAAGATTCAAAGTCCAGCTACGTCATCGAAGGAGAGAGGCCGCCCCAGGATCGTATTCAAAGATGGGGCCGCGCCATCGGCGAAGCCGGGCGGGCGCCGCTTGACGAGCAAGAATTCCTGCGTCTGCAAGGCATTGTCATCGGAGACGAGCGTTTCGTGAAGCTTGGGTTTCGGCAGGAAGGGGGCTTTGTCGGTGAGCACGACCGCGATACGCAGCGGCCTATCCCGGACCACATCAGCGCGAGGCATGAAGACATCGCCCATCTCATGACAGGATTGATCGCATTCGACCATGCCGCAGAAAGCGAACTCGACCCCGTTATCGCGGCAGCGGTGCTCGCATTCGGCTTTGTCTATATCCACCCGTTCGAGGACGGAAACGGACGTATTCACCGATATCTCATGCACCACGTTCTTGCGCGGCGCGGGTTCAATCCGGCTGGCGTCCATTTTCCGGTGTCGTCGGCAATCCTTGACCGGATCATTGAGTACAAAGGCGTGCTGGAAAGCTACTCAAGCAGGCTACTTCCCTGCGTTCAATGGGAAGCGACTCCAAAGAACAACGTGAAGGTCTTGAACGACACCGGGGATTTTTACCGCTTCTTCGACGCGACCCCTCACGCGGAATTCCTATACGAATGCGTACGGCAGACAATCGAGCAGGACCTTCCAAACGAGACAAGCTTCCTTCGCAACTTCGATGCGTTCCGGTCCGGAGTCGAAAGCATCATCGACATGCCGGAGCGAACGCTGAACAATCTGTTTGGCTTTCTGCGGCAGAATCAAGGAAGGCTTTCAAAAAGGGCGCGCGAGAACGAATTCGCCGAGCTCACCCAGGATGAAGTTGCCAAGGTTGAGCAATTGTACGCGGACTCCTTTGGCCAAAGCGGAGCCGCAAGTGACTGA